AAATAAGTTGTACGACTAAACCTGATAAAATGATTCTCCACTGAATCGCTTTACGATTGCTTGACAACGTGATCGCAATACCGATCACGACAAGAATACCAATGATACCCCAAATGTAATCCACTGTATGTGCACCTCTTTTTTAGTTTTGAAAACCTTTTCATTTACATTTACTGACATCCGATTTCGGACGTCATATTAGTTTTTTTCATACTAACATACCCATTTCTATAACATTAATTAATAGTTTTTTATAAAATTTCTGATTTTTACGACATAATTCGACGGTTTCATCTTAAATTTCTACCCCAAATAAACTAAGATTCAAACTTTTTTGTCGAACGAAGTCGAATTTATCTAACTCATTTCACTTTTTACTTGTTTACAAAGATTACTTTTATGCGTTTTATTTACTACAACGATGTGTTACAACTTTAAAAAGTATAAAAAATCCAGTAAATTCTTCGAGTGCACGCGAAGAATTTACTGGATTTAATTTCAAGTATTTACTCATTAAAATCATATGGCGAAATACCATCTATGCCAATTAGTGGATGAATGTATGGTGCTGTTTCCGTCGTTAGTTGCGTCGGCAGTGCTTCACCAATTTTATGAGAATCTACAGTATTCAATAAGCCGAGCTGTTCTGAAGCTGGCTCTTTTGGGGCTGGCTGTGGCTTTGTTTCTGAAGGTTCTTTTTGTTGTGTTACAGGCGGAGCTGCTGCGACAGAATTTACAGTGACTTCTGTTACTAATGCCGGATTTAATCGTGCCTTTAATGTCGTTAGACGCATTAAATCATCGGTCGTTGCGAGTCCTTTTGCCAAGACGTCTGGTTCCCCACATAAAATTAAAAAGTTTTTAGCACGCGTAATACCTGTATAAAGTAAGTTACGTCGTAGCATTTTCGAATAACCGCGCACAACTGGCATAATCACCGTTTGGAACTCTGAGCCTTGTGATTTATGAATCGAACAGCAATAGGCAAGTGTAATTTGATTTAGGTCTGGTCGTTGATACGTCACTTCAATACCATCATATGACACAACAAGGAGGTCTTGCTTTTCTACAGTTTCTTTTGCACGGATAATAGCGATGACTTCCCCCATATCCCCATTAAATACATTGTTTTCTGGCTGATTGACAAGCTGTAATACTTTATCACCAATCCGGTAAATCGTATCTCCGAACACAAGCTCTTTTCGCGTCCCATCATTTGGATTCACGAGCTGTTGAATTTCTTTATTTAAATTATCAATCCCAGCCGGACCTCGGTACATCGGTGCAAGCACTTGAATATCACGAATGGCCTGACCCTTTGCTAATGCCCCTTTGACAACTTGCGTGACTACACTCGTCACCTGGGCACCCGCCGCTTGAATAAACGAACGATCTGACGTTTTTGCCGTTAATGTATCTGGGACAATCCCTTTTTTAATTTGGTGCGCCATTTCGATTATCGTTGAGCCTTCCGCTTGACGATAGACGTCCGTTAATTCGACGATAGGAATTTGTTGTGAACCGAGTAAGTCCTTTAATACTTGCCCTGGACCTACAGGCGGTAGCTGATCCTGGTCGCCAACAAACACAACTTGTACATCTTCATGTAATGCTTTTAGTAACTGATGGGCAAGCCATGTATCGACCATTGACATCTCATCGATAATAATAAGACGTCCCACTACCTCACGCTCAGTCTCCTCATCCTTTTCATGACCGTTAAATCCAAGTAAACGGTGAATTGTCATTGCGGGTAAGCCCGTTGATTCTGCTAACCGTTTCGCGGCGCGTCCTGTAGGTGCCGCTAACACAATGGGAAACGGCTCTTCTTTTTCCGCATACGTTTTCGGATCTAGCGATAAGCCGTGTAGCTCTGCATACACTTCAACTAATCCGCGCACAACCGTAGTTTTCCCCGTACCTGGGCCACCTGTTAAAATCATAACCGCTGAGTTGAGCGCGGTTTCAATCGCTTGGGCTTGCGTTGGTGCATAGGTTACTTCATATTGTTCTTCAATATCGCCAATCGCTTTACGAATTTCGTCACTCGAGAAATTTTGCGCTAATTTATTTTTTTCTTTCAGTTCATTAATTTTACTCGCAATGCCAACCTCACTAAAATACAGGGAAGGCAAATACATACGCGTTTCTTCGCCGCAAATTTTCGATTGCTCACGCATGTCGATTGCAGCTTGTGAAATCGCTTCATATGGTATTTCAATACGTTGACTTTGCTCAAGCATCGATTTCACTTGCGGTAACACCATTTCGGCATCTAAGTAAACATGACCTTCTGACAGCGCCGCCTGTGTTAGCACATG
The sequence above is a segment of the Solibacillus sp. FSL H8-0523 genome. Coding sequences within it:
- a CDS encoding ATP-dependent RecD-like DNA helicase; this translates as MAENLNLFELNKNFILGRPIVTIFHNATNMYSIVRVKIQETNIQHEEKEIIVVGYFPKLTEDELYRFTGQVKTHPKYGLQFQIETFEKEVPTTEQGIVHYLSSDLFTGVGRKTAEIIVEKLGLNALTIILEDASALDAVPRLSAEKKLHIRQTIEENLGLERVMVRLNEWGFGPQLGMKIYQAYREETITLLTENPYRLIEEVEGVGFIRADELGSKLGITGNHPDRIKAAIFHVLTQAALSEGHVYLDAEMVLPQVKSMLEQSQRIEIPYEAISQAAIDMREQSKICGEETRMYLPSLYFSEVGIASKINELKEKNKLAQNFSSDEIRKAIGDIEEQYEVTYAPTQAQAIETALNSAVMILTGGPGTGKTTVVRGLVEVYAELHGLSLDPKTYAEKEEPFPIVLAAPTGRAAKRLAESTGLPAMTIHRLLGFNGHEKDEETEREVVGRLIIIDEMSMVDTWLAHQLLKALHEDVQVVFVGDQDQLPPVGPGQVLKDLLGSQQIPIVELTDVYRQAEGSTIIEMAHQIKKGIVPDTLTAKTSDRSFIQAAGAQVTSVVTQVVKGALAKGQAIRDIQVLAPMYRGPAGIDNLNKEIQQLVNPNDGTRKELVFGDTIYRIGDKVLQLVNQPENNVFNGDMGEVIAIIRAKETVEKQDLLVVSYDGIEVTYQRPDLNQITLAYCCSIHKSQGSEFQTVIMPVVRGYSKMLRRNLLYTGITRAKNFLILCGEPDVLAKGLATTDDLMRLTTLKARLNPALVTEVTVNSVAAAPPVTQQKEPSETKPQPAPKEPASEQLGLLNTVDSHKIGEALPTQLTTETAPYIHPLIGIDGISPYDFNE